In Nymphaea colorata isolate Beijing-Zhang1983 chromosome 3, ASM883128v2, whole genome shotgun sequence, a genomic segment contains:
- the LOC116250674 gene encoding F-box/kelch-repeat protein At5g43190-like: protein MMLLMQPPPNTKTTSLSPLTSNCLPSMADCHRGDHDTSLSSEGKRKREMDPSIWSQLPIELLEQVLARLPPHFFLLLRPTCRHFSTLILSPSFLSLHSPLKAFSPPFSTPYLLLSHPLFHPNLHLYDFLHDQWRSISLPFPSSLSILSASSGLILFKVHKSPCLVIYNPLTKSCRSLRFSDGASVSHASIAASQPSDYDIVATNSSAAFYIYSSRRRRWSWIQPPDGSPLKNGKQEPVFCNSTFYIIGSDQFSVMGYRAESGKWGRVAPELPASLVFLRLASCQGKAYVVGGMGENGICRSLGVWEVEEEGGEVVELQRLPEAMCRKLVGLCYHNYELIHCVGHGDLVCVYSSIAPQVLVYMVSRRTWHWLPTCPSVPQTCAAGFRWFSFSPSLYSLV from the coding sequence ATGATGCTTCTGATGCAACCCCCACCAAATACAAAAACAACATCCCTTTCTCCCCTCACCAGCAATTGCCTCCCTTCCATGGCGGATTGTCACAGGGGAGATCATGACACTTCTCTGAGTTCCGAgggcaaaagaaagagagagatggatcCTTCGATATGGAGTCAGCTGCCGATTGAACTCCTGGAGCAGGTCCTGGCCAGGCTGCCCCCtcatttcttcctcctcctcagACCAACCTGCAGACACTTCAGCACCCTCATTCTCTCCCcttccttcctctccctccACTCCCCGCTCAAGGCCTTCTCCCCTCCTTTCTCCACCCCCTACCTCCTCCTCTCCCACCCTCTCTTCCACCCCAACCTCCACCTCTACGACTTCCTCCACGACCAATGGAGATCCATCTCCctccccttcccttcttccctctcCATCCTCTCCGCCTCCTCCGGCCTCATCCTCTTCAAGGTTCACAAGTCTCCGTGCCTTGTCATATACAACCCCCTCACTAAATCCTGCCGATCTCTTCGGTTCTCCGACGGCGCCTCCGTCTCCCACGCCTCCATCGCTGCCTCACAGCCTTCTGATTACGACATCGTAGCCACTAATTCTTCCGCGGCATTCTATATTTACAGTTCTCGCCGCCGCCGGTGGAGCTGGATTCAGCCTCCTGACGGGTCCCCGCTGAAGAACGGAAAACAGGAACCGGTATTCTGCAACAGCACCTTCTACATCATCGGCTCGGACCAATTCTCGGTTATGGGGTACAGAGCAGAGAGTGGGAAGTGGGGAAGGGTGGCGCCGGAGCTTCCTGCTTCGTTGGTATTTCTTCGGCTGGCGAGCTGCCAGGGGAAGGCGTACGTGGTCGGGGGGATGGGGGAAAACGGGATCTGCAGGAGCTTGGGAGTATGGGAGGTGGAAGAAGAAGGTGGGGAGGTGGTGGAGTTGCAGAGGCTGCCGGAGGCGATGTGCAGGAAGCTAGTGGGGTTATGTTACCACAACTATGAGCTCATTCACTGCGTCGGCCATGGAGATTTGGTGTGCGTCTATTCGTCCATTGCCCCACAAGTTCTGGTTTACATGGTGTCCAGGAGGACCTGGCATTGGCTCCCCACATGCCCCTCTGTGCCACAGACGTGTGCTGCAGGGTTCAGGTGGTTCTCTTTCTCACCTAGTTTGTACTCCCTTGTCTGA
- the LOC116250192 gene encoding BTB/POZ domain-containing protein At3g49900, translated as MLRLPLNLGVVETIYEDEEVSNNNSPPSLSPTNSSSASAGPRSTIVAASSAVNGQQSCFPSPSLRRRVHAWCQATGLQTDVVIRVEDRSFDLHKSLLVRRSSYMKLRLSEANHIILKQGLPITPEIFDMIANFCYGAEIAITPFNTAALGCAARFLDMTEEHNGGKANLCQKIESFVSKTVLPHRENTLAVLHSSVPLLPRSENLVKRCLEALTAADDCDGVSDWKDDIIFLPVDVFFRMMESMRASARNHDTVYTIVKFYIKEHAELTEAEKNQIYGFLDCNRVSLDTLIELVRNPEVPLRLTIHAMFIQQLKARETIQRLTNAVRNNNHMGKACTENVGLSLGEILRRDATVREATQLRAEMEATSLRIRDLEADLLCLKREIKERERQPENDTDISKSEKSHEKILQENKPFSKLVLKGLKTVLRKSKNDLEYQSAETLENSWGSFRHERHEKDLIKGLTHRRSHSFT; from the exons ATGTTGAGGCTTCCTCTGAACTTGGGGGTGGTGGAGACGATCTATGAAGATGAGGAGGTCTCCAACAACaactctcctccctctctctctcccaccaaCTCTTCTAGTGCTAGTGCGGGACCAAGGAGCACCATAGTTGCTGCGAGCTCTGCTGTCAACGGCCAGCAGTCTTGTTTCCCTTCACCTTCCCTCAGGAGACGTGTGCATGCATg GTGCCAAGCTACTGGACTTCAAACAGACGTGGTCATTCGAGTGGAGGATCGATCCTTCGACCTCCACAAG AGTCTACTGGTGAGGAGAAGCAGCTACATGAAGCTGCGTCTCTCTGAAGCCAATCACATAATTCTGAAACAAGGCTTGCCAATTACACCGGAAATCTTCGACATGATTGCCAATTTCTGTTATGGAGCAGAAATCGCCATAACACCGTTTAACACGGCGGCATTGGGGTGCGCTGCGAGGTTCTTGGATATGACAGAGGAGCATAATGGTGGAAAGGCGAACCTCTGCCAAAAGATTGAGTCGTTTGTTTCCAAGACCGTACTCCCACACAGAGAGAACACATTGGCAGTCCTCCATTCATCAGTTCCTTTGCTTCCTCGATCTGAAAACTTGGTGAAAAGGTGTTTGGAAGCTTTGACGGCCGCTGATGACTGTGATGGAGTTTCAGACTGGAAGGACGACATCATCTTCTTGCCCGTCGATGTGTTCTTCAGGATGATGGAGTCTATGAGAGCTTCAGCCCGCAATCATGATACCGTCTATACAATTGTCAAGTTCTACATCAAG GAGCATGCTGAGTTAACAGAGGCAGAGAAGAACCAAATCTATGGCTTCCTCGACTGCAACAGGGTGTCCTTGGACACTTTGATCGAACTTGTTAGAAATCCGGAAGTGCCACTAAGATTGACAATCCATGCCATGTTCATCCAGCAATTGAAGGCAAGAGAGACCATCCAAAGACTTACAAATGCAGTGAGGAACAACAACCACATGGGCAAAGCCTGTACAGAGAATGTGGGGTTGTCCCTTGGAGAAATTCTACGCAGAGACGCCACAGTAAGAGAAGCAACGCAACTAAGAGCAGAAATGGAGGCCACAAGCCTAAGAATCCGAGACTTGGAAGCAGATCTCTTGTGCTTGAAGAGAGAAATTAAAGAACGTGAAAGGCAACCAGAAAACGATACTGATATTTCCAAATCAGAGAAATcccatgaaaaaattttgcagGAGAACAAGCCATTCAGCAAGCTTGTTTTGAAGGGATTAAAGACCGTATTAAGGAAATCTAAGAACGATTTAGAGTACCAAAGTGCCGAAACTCTTGAAAATTCTTGGGGGAGCTTCCGACATGAAAGACACGAAAAAGACTTGATTAAGGGGCTAACTCATCGCAGGAGTCACTCATTTACATGA
- the LOC116250193 gene encoding uncharacterized protein LOC116250193 yields MATGAEVTDTSNRIDMDESAELLFQRRCGCFWFSCFPSDRSTRRSSCIRGEWWERVKTAAEEPDNSDRWWVRGWNALRRVREWSEIVAGPKWKTFIRRFNRHGRGRLGKYQYDPLSYKLNFDEGGPNQEADYAYGDFSTRFAAPLNKSRDLSKDMPVFMAAH; encoded by the coding sequence ATGGCTACCGGAGCGGAGGTTACTGATACATCTAACCGGATTGACATGGACGAATCGGCCGAGCTATTGTTTCAGCGTCGATGCGGCTGCTTCTGGTTCAGTTGTTTCCCGTCCGACCGGTCCACGCGGAGGTCGTCGTGCATCCGCGGCGAGTGGTGGGAGAGGGTAAAGACAGCCGCCGAGGAGCCAGACAACAGCGACAGGTGGTGGGTAAGAGGATGGAACGCGCTGAGGCGAGTGAGGGAGTGGTCGGAGATCGTGGCCGGGCCCAAGTGGAAGACGTTCATCAGGAGATTCAATCGGCACGGCAGAGGCCGTCTTGGGAAGTACCAGTACGACCCGCTCAGTTACAAGCTCAACTTCGACGAAGGCGGGCCGAACCAGGAAGCCGACTACGCGTACGGCGACTTCTCCACGCGCTTCGCTGCCCCGCTCAACAAGTCCAGAGATCTCTCAAAAGATATGCCGGTTTTCATGGCGGCTCATTGA
- the LOC116250675 gene encoding uncharacterized protein LOC116250675, with protein sequence MACVCSPSLHFTGPFPSSQKTTKTSRLNPHCSQSLSTVRNEFPTMEEIVSSCKQQNLQMRLQTLGPFFRVTATNIATGNEVGRAEGVIRLWVDGTILHLDSIRLKKETLGMKRSIFGLGLFVGAVAIRHGYDHGCRKAELLAVNDSDVFHSKLVRFYSRIGFKSVYDVTGSSMGDVTHMLVWGGRGTRMDADIEELMIKWGAKFKNST encoded by the exons ATGGCTTGCGTTTGCTCCCCTTCCCTCCATTTTACTGGCCCTTTTCCTTCATCCCAGAAGACAACCAAAACAAGCCGCTTGAATCCTCACTGTTCGCAATCCCTATCCACCGTCCGGAATGAGTTCCCCACTATGGAAGAAATAGTGAGCTCGTGCAAGCAACAAAACCTTCAGATGAGACTCCAAACTCTTGGTCCTTTCTTTAGGGTCACGGCGACCAATATCGCCACGGGCAACGAGGTGGGGAGAGCAGAGGGTGTTATCAGGCTGTGGGTGGACGGTACCATCCTCCACCTTGATTCCATCAGGTTGAAGAAGGAGACCTTGGGCATGAAACGGTCTATCTTTGGGCTGGGATTGTTCGTCGGAGCCGTGGCAATCCGGCACGGATACGATCATGGTTGCCGGAAAGCAGAGTTACTGGCTGTCAATGATTCCGACGTTTTTCATTCGAAG CTTGTCAGATTCTACAGTAGAATAGGGTTCAAGTCCGTGTATGACGTGACTGGTTCATCAATGGGGGATGTTACCCATATGTTGGTATGGGGAGGTAGAGGTACCAGAATGGATGCTGATATTGAAGAGCTTATGATCAAATGGGGTGCAAAGTTTAAAAACTCTACTTGA
- the LOC116250194 gene encoding histone H2AX, which yields MSSTGTKGGRGKPKSSKSVSRSQKAGLQFPVGRIARFLKAGKYAERVGAGAPVYLSAVLEYLAAEVLELAGNAARDNKKNRIVPRHIQLAVRNDEELSKLLGTVTIANGGVLPNIHQVLLPKKAGKGKDEPGSASQEF from the exons ATGAGTTCTACAGGAACCAAGGGCGGGCGTGGGAAGCCCAAGTCATCGAAGTCGGTATCTCGATCGCAGAAAGCCGGTCTGCAATTTCCGGTGGGGAGGATCGCCCGATTTCTCAAAGCCGGAAAGTATGCGGAGCGAGTCGGTGCGGGTGCCCCCGTCTACCTTTCTGCCGTTCTCGAGTATCTCGCAGCCGAG GTTTTGGAATTGGCTGGGAATGCGGCGAGGGACAATAAGAAGAATAGGATCGTGCCAAGGCATATCCAGTTGGCGGTGAGGAACGATGAAGAGTTGAGCAAGCTCCTGGGGACCGTCACGATTGCTAATGGTGGAGTTTTGCCCAATATCCACCAGGTCCTCCTCCCGAAGAAGGCGGGAAAGGGCAAGGATGAGCCTGGCTCTGCCTCTCAGGAGTTCTAG
- the LOC116249586 gene encoding mitochondrial outer membrane protein porin 2-like, with protein MTKGPGLFGDIGKKAKDLLTKDYSYDQKFTFSTHSAVGLGLTSTAVKKGGISSGEIATVYKYENGIIDVKVDTESNICTTITVSEILPSTKTIASFKLPDYNSGKIELQYFHDHATLSTAVGLNPSPLIDLSATFGTKNFAVGAETGFDTTAGTFTKYNAGISITKPDSCASIILADKGDVLKVAYVQSIDQLKRTSTVAEISRKFSTNQNTFTVGASHAIDPLTLVKARLNNHGKLGALLQHQLKSASVLTLSGEFDTKSLEKKPKFGLALALNP; from the exons ATGACCAAGGGGCCTGGGCTCTTCGGCGACATTGGGAAGAAGGCGAAGG ATCTGCTGACGAAGGACTATAGCTATGACCAGAAATTTACTTTTTCGACGCACAGTGCCGTCGGCCTG GGCCTCACCTCTACTGCAGTGAAGAAAGGAGGAATTTCATCTGGTGAAATTGCCACAGTCTACAAATATGAGAATGGCATTATTGATGTCAAAGTCGACACAGAATCCAAT ATTTGCACCACGATCACAGTTTCAGAAATTTTACCTTCCACAAAGACCATTGCGAGCTTCAAGCTGCCTGATTACAATTCTGGCAAG ATTGAACTGCAGTATTTCCATGACCATGCAACTCTCAGTACGGCTGTTGGTTTGAATCCATCTCCCCTTATTGATCTCTCAGCAACATTCGGCACAAAAAACTTTGCGGTGGGTGCTGAGACAGGTTTTGATACAACTGCTGGTACCTTCACAAAGTACAATGCTGGCATCAGTATCACGAAGCCAGATTCTTGTGCTTCAATAATTCT AGCAGATAAAGGTGACGTTCTCAAGGTGGCCTACGTGCAAAGCATTGATCAGTTGAAAAGGACTTCAACTGTTGCCGAGATATCGAGGAAGTTCTCCACTAATCAGAACACTTTCACAGTTGGTGCATCCCATGCCATTGATCCACTGACCCTGGTCAAGGCTCGCCTGAATAACCATGGGAAGCTCGGTGCGCTCCTGCAGCATCAGTTGAAGTCAGCATCAGTGCTTACTCTCTCTGGGGAATTCGATACTAAGTCTCTGGAGAAAAAGCCCAAGTTTGGACTGGCCTTGGCTCTCAATCCATAA